In Spea bombifrons isolate aSpeBom1 chromosome 12, aSpeBom1.2.pri, whole genome shotgun sequence, the following proteins share a genomic window:
- the ODAD1 gene encoding outer dynein arm-docking complex subunit 1, translated as MPNRRSASSVRSDSSDVDLEGMADSELAKLQRMFRLKEGQRQATTVGKQEQIRRQLAEMQTLEREREELLKNLKISESRANQSRDQGSQEKLHSLLEQQDELEEQLATEKQTITDLEQEIRSWEKKLAEQQKQGRVSSGSMQQKVQAQKHVKVMENRLDRALTKFNSQLAKNAKMREEIDILRIERSRFEQLYRKLEKELLQTRKEIGVVIDESSAAYDARDEAQTKMLQLKEKAEKDLNQHTAEIKELQRVIDHDRRLKEFMGIKTQERSISEEVLDARRRRERQELEKKKKDPTEETIETYEQAFQQIQSVTGEDNLDILVNRFIEVEDRNFALFNYVNEQNNEIERLTENIAEIKKEMDAFKAQGVRLDQEHRSILKSIESKQEDTGKQADNYQEKLKGVMKVLDQLKTGIDSVFKKINCDRSVLDEMLGSSSSIRETNIMQYLGLIEQKTNEMLAIQSFLDSKNFEKPYNPQDTARVLLGQLEDLHAPVFQIQPPGTGDDYDSDTESPAAEEEERPLTHAELRERIMRGVLKKEEKATKKSHASELSLNKMSSITKK; from the exons ATGCCTAACAGAAGATCTGCTTCCAGTGTGCGGTCAGATAGCAGTGATGTGGACTTAGAAGGAATgg CGGACAGTGAACTGGCCAAACTGCAACGCATGTTTCGTCTGAAAGAAGGACAGCGCCAAGCCACCACCGTTGGGAagcaggagcagatcaggaggCAGCT GGCAGAGATGCAGACTCTTGAAAGAGAGCGCGAAGAGCTTCTCAAGAACCTTAAGATTTCAGAGAGCCGAGCCAACCAGTCCCGGGACCAGGGCAGCCAGGAGAAACTGCACTCTTTGCTAGAACAGCAGGATGAGTTGGAAGAGCAACTAGCAACAGAGAAGCAAACCATCACAGATCTTGAGCAAGAG ATAAGATCCTGGGAGAAGAAACTGGCTGAACAGCAGAAACAAGGAAGGGTTTCTTCAGGATCCATGCAGCAGAAAGTCCAGGCACAGAAGCATGTGAAAGTCATGGAGAACCGATTGGACCGG GCTCTCACCAAATTTAATTCTCAACTGGCGAAAAATGCCAAGATGAGAGAAGAAATCGATATCCTGAGAATTGAGCGCTCTCGCTTTGAGCAGCTCTATAGGAAGTTAGAGAAG GAATTGCTTCAAACCAGAAAGGAGATCGGTGTTGTGATCGACGAATCATCTGCTGCCTATGATGCCAG GGACGAAGCCCAAACAAAAATGCTGCAGCTAAAGGAGAAAGCAGAGAAGGACCTTAATCAGCACACGGCGGAGATCAAGGAGCTCCAAAGGGTTATTGACCATGACCGCAGGCTAAAGGAGTTTATGGGAATTAAAACTCAAGAACGCTCCATCAGTGAAGAGGTGCTTGACGCGAGGCGTAGGAGAG AGAGGCAAGAActggaaaagaagaagaaagaccCAACTGAAGAAACGATAGAGACATATGAACAAGCTTTCCAGCAAATCCAGTCTGTCACTGGGGAGGATAACCTCGATATTTTAGTGAACAGGTTCATTgaag tggAAGATCGAAACTTTGCCTTATTTAACTACGTTAACGAACAGAACAATGAAATAGAGAGATTAACAGAAAATATCGCAGAG ataaaaaaagagatggATGCCTTCAAAGCCCAAGGAGTACGTCTCGACCAGGAGCACCGGTCAATTCTGAAGAGTATTGAAAGCAAACAAGAAGACACTGGGAAACAAGCAGATAACTATCAAGAAAAACTGAAAGGTGTCATGAAAGTCTTAGACCAGCTGAAAACAG GTATTGATTCTGTTTTCAAAAAGATAAATTGCGACCGCTCAGTCCTGGATGAAATGTTGGGTTCCTCATCCAGCATCCGTGAGACTAACATAATGCAGTACCTCGGCCTTATTGAGCAGAAAACTAACGAGATGTTGGCCATTCAGTCCTTCCTTGACTCCAAG AACTTCGAGAAGCCGTACAACCCACAAGATACAGCCCGAGTCCTCCTGGGACAGCTAGAAGATTTACACGCGCCTGTATTTCAAATACAACCACCTGGCACCGG AGATGATTATGACAGTGACACGGAATCTCCAGCAgccgaggaggaggagagacCCTTAACGCACGCAGAACTTCGGGAAAGAATCATGAGAGGG GTactaaaaaaggaagaaaaagcaaCCAAGAAAAGCCATGCCAGTGAACTCTCCCTCAATAAGATGTCCTCCATTACCAAGAAATAA